One uncultured Tolumonas sp. DNA segment encodes these proteins:
- a CDS encoding acetate kinase, which translates to MIILTLNAGSSSLKFNVINMATEDSLADGIAERIGLSEGFVRWTIQGEKGRLELDMKDHKEALTAIMDKLHETVLKGQDVAAVGHRVAHGGPNFGDPIVVNDAILQEIEELAFYAPLHNPANAMGIKTAREMFPKVPHVAVFDTAFHHSMPDYAFTYGLPYDLCQKLGLRRYGFHGTSHRYVADRTAALLGKPIERLKIVTCHLGNGSSITAVDRGKSVDTSMGLTPLEGVIMGTRSGNVDPGVLITVMEKEGLDAKGMNAILNKQSGLLGVSGISSDCREIETQWEAKTSERARLTMEVLGYGVLKYIGAYAAAMDGIDCITFTAGIGENGPMLRSWICTRLANLYGIKLDEKINNTRRKDDRLISTPESRTAVAVIPTNEELAMARFAAKFA; encoded by the coding sequence ATGATCATCCTGACCCTGAACGCGGGTTCCAGCTCCCTCAAGTTCAACGTGATCAACATGGCGACCGAGGACTCCCTCGCCGACGGCATCGCCGAGCGCATCGGCCTGTCCGAGGGCTTCGTCCGCTGGACCATCCAGGGCGAGAAGGGCCGCCTCGAGCTGGACATGAAGGATCACAAAGAGGCCCTGACCGCCATCATGGACAAGCTCCACGAGACCGTGCTCAAGGGCCAGGACGTCGCGGCCGTCGGCCACCGCGTGGCCCACGGCGGCCCGAACTTCGGCGATCCCATCGTGGTCAACGACGCCATCCTGCAGGAGATCGAGGAGCTGGCCTTCTACGCCCCCCTGCACAACCCGGCCAACGCCATGGGCATCAAGACCGCCCGCGAGATGTTCCCCAAGGTGCCCCACGTCGCCGTGTTCGACACCGCCTTCCACCACAGCATGCCCGACTACGCCTTCACCTACGGCCTGCCCTACGACCTCTGCCAGAAGCTCGGCCTGCGCCGCTACGGCTTCCACGGCACCAGCCACCGCTACGTGGCCGACCGCACGGCCGCCCTGCTGGGCAAGCCCATCGAGCGGCTGAAGATCGTGACCTGCCACCTGGGCAACGGCTCCTCCATCACGGCCGTGGACCGGGGCAAGAGCGTGGACACCAGCATGGGCCTGACCCCGCTGGAAGGCGTCATCATGGGCACCCGCAGCGGCAACGTGGATCCCGGCGTCCTGATCACCGTCATGGAGAAGGAGGGCCTCGACGCCAAGGGCATGAACGCCATCCTCAACAAGCAGTCCGGCCTGCTGGGCGTTTCCGGCATCAGCAGCGACTGCCGCGAGATCGAGACCCAGTGGGAGGCCAAGACCAGCGAGCGCGCCCGCCTGACCATGGAGGTGCTGGGCTACGGCGTGCTGAAGTACATCGGCGCCTACGCCGCCGCCATGGACGGCATCGACTGCATCACCTTCACCGCCGGCATCGGCGAGAACGGCCCCATGCTGCGCTCCTGGATCTGCACGCGGCTCGCCAACCTCTACGGCATCAAGCTGGACGAGAAGATCAACAACACCCGCCGCAAGGACGACCGCCTCATCTCCACCCCCGAGTCCCGCACCGCCGTGGCCGTCATCCCCACCAACGAGGAGCTGGCCATGGCCCGCTTCGCGGCCAAGTTCGCCTAG
- a CDS encoding WYL domain-containing protein: protein MKKAERLNWIIMTLKQRGKMTAAELARYMEVSPRTIYRDMTALGEIRVPVTVHEGADGGYEIDPSYFLPTIRLNDREILVLLMLLKFAEQLHMEEFLGGIRTLGHKLLEICRGDSERLQAAIARIRFDMGAVLPERYPEGIFSLLIEAFADRRRLRLAYFTPLRGELSEREVTPLELVYVDGCWYLYAHCHLRNEQRTFRLDRIRSAGLLQEEALAGPPDAAPGEPLQEILLEMDPRLFDLVEADEAMRGADITPLAGGRLEVRLVRRRLDYFEHLAFRNVEQVTVKSPPALVASIRAKLSLGIRKYGQEP from the coding sequence ATGAAGAAGGCGGAGCGCCTGAACTGGATCATCATGACCCTCAAGCAGCGGGGGAAGATGACCGCGGCCGAGCTGGCCCGCTACATGGAGGTCTCTCCCCGGACCATCTACCGGGACATGACCGCCCTGGGCGAGATCCGGGTCCCGGTCACGGTGCATGAGGGCGCGGACGGAGGCTACGAGATCGATCCCTCGTACTTCCTGCCGACCATCCGGCTCAACGACCGCGAGATCCTGGTCCTGCTGATGCTCCTGAAGTTCGCGGAGCAGCTCCACATGGAGGAGTTCCTGGGCGGGATCCGGACCCTCGGGCACAAGCTCCTCGAAATCTGCCGGGGCGACTCGGAACGGCTCCAGGCGGCCATCGCGCGCATCCGCTTCGACATGGGGGCCGTCCTCCCCGAGCGTTATCCCGAGGGCATCTTCTCGCTGCTGATCGAGGCGTTCGCGGACCGGCGCAGGCTGCGGCTGGCCTATTTCACGCCCCTGCGCGGCGAGCTCTCCGAGCGGGAGGTCACCCCCCTCGAGCTGGTCTATGTCGACGGGTGCTGGTACCTGTACGCCCACTGCCACCTGCGCAACGAGCAGCGCACCTTCCGCCTGGACCGGATCCGGAGCGCGGGCCTGCTGCAGGAGGAGGCGCTGGCCGGCCCGCCGGACGCGGCCCCCGGGGAACCGCTCCAGGAGATCCTGCTGGAGATGGACCCCAGGCTCTTCGACCTGGTCGAGGCGGACGAGGCCATGCGCGGAGCCGATATCACCCCGCTGGCCGGCGGCCGGCTGGAGGTGCGCCTGGTCCGCAGGCGGCTCGACTACTTCGAGCACCTGGCCTTCCGCAATGTGGAGCAGGTTACGGTGAAGTCGCCTCCGGCCCTGGTGGCCTCCATCCGGGCCAAGCTCTCCCTGGGGATCCGGAAATACGGCCAGGAACCCTGA
- a CDS encoding ABC transporter ATP-binding protein — protein MDAVIETMGITKIFGSGGSEVHALRGVDVRVEPGELVALIGPSGSGKSTLMAILGCLDRPTGGRYLLDGTEVQERSGTELASIRNAKIGFVFQAYNLLPRATVLRNVELPMLYAGIGREERRTRALALLTQVGLEAKAERYPAELSGGQKQRVSIARALANRPTVLLADEPTGALDSHTGAEILALFKDLNRQGNTVILVTHDPGIAAQAHRRILIQDGRVADGA, from the coding sequence ATGGACGCGGTCATCGAAACCATGGGCATCACCAAGATCTTCGGCAGCGGCGGCAGCGAGGTCCACGCCCTGCGCGGCGTGGATGTCCGGGTGGAGCCCGGGGAGCTCGTCGCCCTGATCGGGCCCTCCGGCTCCGGGAAGTCCACGCTGATGGCCATCCTGGGCTGCCTGGACCGGCCCACGGGCGGTCGGTACCTCCTGGACGGCACCGAAGTACAGGAGCGCTCGGGCACCGAGCTGGCCTCCATCCGCAACGCGAAGATCGGCTTCGTCTTCCAGGCCTACAACCTGCTGCCGAGGGCCACCGTCCTGCGCAACGTCGAGCTCCCGATGCTCTACGCCGGGATCGGGCGGGAGGAGCGGCGGACCCGGGCCCTGGCGCTCCTGACCCAGGTGGGCCTCGAGGCCAAGGCGGAACGCTATCCCGCCGAACTTTCGGGGGGCCAGAAGCAGCGGGTCTCCATCGCCCGGGCCCTGGCCAACCGCCCCACCGTGCTGCTCGCCGACGAGCCGACCGGCGCGCTGGACTCCCACACCGGCGCCGAGATCCTGGCCCTGTTCAAGGACCTGAACCGCCAGGGCAACACGGTGATCCTCGTGACCCACGACCCGGGGATCGCGGCCCAGGCCCACCGGCGGATCCTGATCCAGGACGGCCGCGTGGCCGACGGAGCCTGA
- a CDS encoding efflux RND transporter periplasmic adaptor subunit has protein sequence MQRRWWIAGFAGLAVAGALVVAARMRAGTSGAQQELPFRVGQVLRDDLQVSVKEVGIVDPLTKVEVKSAVSGKVVSLKVREGAEVRPGELLAEVEPDVNQAQTLSDVQGSLSQARVNFRNAERDFAQQEALYREGLISEQAYRSARTSRDIAEEVYKAARTRYQIVEARGIPISGNATTQLARVTSPMDGVVIKKGVEPGDTITSGVSSYNAGTVVFTVADLKSLIVKVNLNEVDIAKVRVGQPVRITLDAYPQRAFNGRVRFVSPAAEVVDRVKVFKVEIALDELTEAFRTGMTTNVEILGERRNQALSVPLEALQLQDGRTVVYRLKPALSPRALTQAREGLSGRSKFVWLSEHWREYFDPVPVKAGIATLERVEILEGLKGGETVCLEDPTRKKVEKDEDSF, from the coding sequence ATGCAAAGGCGCTGGTGGATCGCGGGATTTGCGGGGCTGGCCGTGGCCGGCGCCCTGGTCGTGGCGGCCAGGATGCGTGCCGGGACCTCCGGGGCCCAACAGGAGCTGCCCTTCCGGGTCGGCCAGGTCCTCAGGGACGACCTGCAGGTCAGCGTGAAGGAGGTGGGCATCGTGGATCCGCTCACCAAGGTGGAGGTGAAGTCCGCAGTCTCGGGCAAGGTCGTGAGTCTCAAGGTGCGGGAGGGTGCCGAGGTCAGGCCGGGCGAGCTGCTTGCGGAGGTGGAGCCCGACGTGAACCAGGCCCAGACCCTCTCCGATGTCCAGGGCAGCCTCTCCCAGGCGCGGGTGAACTTCCGCAACGCCGAGCGAGACTTCGCCCAGCAGGAGGCCCTGTACCGGGAGGGCCTCATCTCCGAGCAGGCGTACCGGAGTGCCAGGACCTCCCGGGACATCGCCGAGGAGGTCTACAAGGCCGCCCGGACCCGGTACCAGATCGTCGAGGCCCGCGGCATCCCCATCAGCGGCAACGCCACCACCCAGCTCGCCCGGGTGACCTCGCCCATGGACGGCGTGGTGATCAAGAAGGGCGTGGAGCCGGGAGACACCATCACCAGCGGCGTCTCCAGCTACAACGCCGGCACGGTCGTCTTCACGGTGGCCGACCTGAAGTCGCTCATCGTGAAGGTGAACCTGAACGAGGTGGACATCGCGAAGGTCCGGGTGGGCCAGCCGGTCCGCATCACCCTGGACGCATACCCCCAGCGGGCCTTCAACGGCCGGGTCCGCTTCGTGTCCCCGGCCGCCGAGGTGGTGGACCGGGTGAAGGTCTTCAAGGTGGAAATCGCCCTGGACGAGCTCACGGAGGCCTTCCGCACGGGCATGACCACCAATGTCGAGATCCTGGGCGAGCGCAGGAACCAGGCCCTCTCCGTGCCGCTGGAGGCCCTCCAGCTGCAGGACGGCCGGACCGTGGTCTATCGGCTGAAGCCGGCCCTCTCACCCAGAGCGCTCACCCAGGCCCGGGAGGGCCTCTCGGGCCGCTCCAAGTTCGTCTGGCTCTCTGAGCACTGGCGGGAGTATTTCGACCCCGTTCCCGTCAAGGCCGGCATCGCCACCCTGGAGCGCGTGGAGATCCTGGAGGGCCTGAAGGGGGGCGAGACGGTCTGCCTGGAAGATCCGACCCGGAAGAAGGTCGAGAAGGACGAGGACAGCTTCTGA